The genomic region TTTAAAATAGATTTTACCACAAGATTCATCTAATGTAGATTTTAGCACTGTTCCCATATACTCATCTATATAAACTATTCTATCACTTAACAAAATCGTATTATTTTCAAAGTTTACCTGATCTTTTTTAAGATTCAATAACTCTGCTCTTTCTTTACCATTTATACCACAAAATAAACCATATATTATAAATTTATCAACTGGGTTAATGAGTTTTTTGCAAACGCCTTGTATTTCTTCTCTAGTGTAATATCTATCAGATGTATCTATAATATTTTCTTTAATATCAAATTCTTTATTTTCTCTATTATATGATTTATGTATTCCATTAACATGCAAATATAAATCTTCTCTATTTGCATGCTTCAAAATATAATTTAAAGAGTCTATTTGAATATTTAAGTAACTATAACTTCTACTTTTTAATCTTTTTGCTAAGTTTATAACATCATGCTTATTTATTTCATCAAAATTTTTATCATTTTCTAACATAAAATTTTTGAATTCTTTTAAAGTTCTTTTCCTTAATTGTTTTGCTGTATCAGCACAGTCTTCACTTTCTATAACATCTTTTATTTTTAATATTTGTATCTTCAATGTTCTTTCCATAATATTTATCACCTTATATAATATATTTTATTACTATGTAAATAGTATGATATTATCCAAATTAAGTAATATAATAAAAATTACATTAACTTTATATTTAAGTATTCTACTTTTACACACGTGACTCCCCAACATTTATAACAAATATTTTAATTTAATGTCTCATAGAATTGAACTACCATTCCTATTAAATCGACCTCTACCATATCTTTTTCATTTATATAATAGCTATAACTATCTACTTTTATTTCTAAGTTATCCTCTAGCTTACTAACCATGCACTCTACTTTCGCCACTGAATTAGGTTTTAATGTATTTTCAATTTGTCCAACTTCGTTCTTTATAAGTTTTCCACTTTTATCATATATTCCAAATGTTACTTGTATATCTCTTAGATCCTTTTTAGAATCATTCTTAACATCAACAACTATATTTTCATAATCATCATTATATTCATCATATTTCTCTTTCCCTAAATTTTCAAATTTTAAAATATTACAAGTTTCAAAATCATTTTTTTGCGAATTTTTTGTTGTTTCTTTATTTGAATCATTTGTGTTTGAAACTTCATTACCACATCCTACTGTAAATAAACTAATTATACTCACTAATGCTATTCCTGTAGATATTTTTTTTATACTCTTAACTTTCATTTTAATCCCCTACCTTTTTATTTATTTTTAAATTTATCTATTTATTAAATGTAAAACCTAAAATTTAATTTATATCTATTTCTTTAATTTCAAGCCTTTACATTTAATAAATTTACAAACTAAAATTAGTATATATTACTAATTTTAGTTTGTAAATTTATTAATTTATTTCATGATAAAACCAACTAATTTCCCACAGTTATATCTATGCTTTTCTAAAAATTTTAATATATATGTAACCTATCCCTAACATTGTTATATAGCTTATTAACTAACTTATGCATAAAAAAAGCACCCTATCTAAAAATA from Paraclostridium bifermentans harbors:
- a CDS encoding phage lytic cycle repressor MrpR family protein, producing MERTLKIQILKIKDVIESEDCADTAKQLRKRTLKEFKNFMLENDKNFDEINKHDVINLAKRLKSRSYSYLNIQIDSLNYILKHANREDLYLHVNGIHKSYNRENKEFDIKENIIDTSDRYYTREEIQGVCKKLINPVDKFIIYGLFCGINGKERAELLNLKKDQVNFENNTILLSDRIVYIDEYMGTVLKSTLDESCGKIYFKHLDDTVEGSTSDSFELNFKSPYVIKTKPYSKNNYGIQPMKLAGFNQRIKTLNIYLQDFKLVPRDIVRSGIIDRMYRIKKEGWTQGQVEEFLKQNNIRSQAFELKRIFEMKYNKK
- a CDS encoding FxLYD domain-containing protein; translated protein: MKVKSIKKISTGIALVSIISLFTVGCGNEVSNTNDSNKETTKNSQKNDFETCNILKFENLGKEKYDEYNDDYENIVVDVKNDSKKDLRDIQVTFGIYDKSGKLIKNEVGQIENTLKPNSVAKVECMVSKLEDNLEIKVDSYSYYINEKDMVEVDLIGMVVQFYETLN